The region CCGGGCCTGGGGAACATCAGCGGCCGCAGCCCCGGCGGGATCGGGTACGACAGCTCGTGGTGGGCGAACGACGGGATCGTCCCGAACCGTTCCATGAACGCCCCGCTGGGTCAGAGCAGCGCCGCGTACACCGGGCAGATCACGGCCCCAGGAAGCTGGTACCGCCTGGGCCGCGTGGACGGGTACGACCACATCGACATCACGGGGAACCTGTCCTTCCGGGACGTGAAGGCCTTCTACCGCAATCAGGCGGCGTTCCTGGCCGGGCAGTAAGCGCGACCCCCCCGAAGCGGGAGGCGGCCCACAGCTTGGGCCGCCTCCGTTCACGTGATGGGGTTTACGGGCAGAGCTGGCCGCTGCACAGCGCGTGGTACCGGCGGGACATCTCCTGCGCGGGCGTGGCGCAGCGGTCCTCCTCGACCCACCACCACGTCAGGGCCAGCAGGCCCCCACTGAGGTAATGCGCGGCGTACCCGACCGCCGTGTCGTTCGTGGGAACGCGGCCCGGCATGACGAGGTCCTGCATGATCACCGCGAACTGCCGCTCGTACCGCGAGAGGATCGCGTGCGGACCGCCGTCCGGACTGAGGGAACCCAGGATCGGGGCGATGTGCGCGATATGCGCGAAGTACACGGTCCAGCGGGTGTCGTCCGAGCCGGTCCAGGCGCGCAGGGCGTCGTGGACCCGGCCGATCATCTGCAGGAGGTAACTGCTGAGCACCTCGTCCTTGTTCTCGAAGTGCAGGTAGAAGGTCGAACGGCTGATGTTCGCGCGGTCGCAGATGGCCTGCACCGTGACGGACTGAAGGTTCTTCTGTTCCAGCAGGAGGTCCACCAGTGCGGACTGGAGCGCCGCCTTGGTTCGCCTGACACTGCGGTTTCGGGGCACCATACCCACCCATTTTATGAGACCTTCATCTTCAGGGCCTGACTGAACACGTCTTCCTCTGGACAATGCCGTGACAGCTGTCCACTTCTGAACTATCCGGCGCGCCGTGCCCGGCCATGCCCCGCAGATCGGCGCGCGCCGCCGCCCGACACGTGGCAGAGTGACGGCACCCCACCATGACCCGTCCCACCCTTCCCGACGTCACCACACGGTCACCCCTGATCGTCGTCCTGGACGACGACCCGCACGAATGCACCCTGCTGGGCACCCTGATCCAGGACACCTGGCCGCGCTGCGCGGTGCAGGCCGGACCACCCACCGCCGCGCTGCTGCGCGACCTGACCCGACCGGACGGCCTGCGCCCCGACCTGCTGATCGTCGAGCAGGACATGCCCGGCTGCATGGGCCTGGACATCCTGCGGGCCGTGCGGGCCTCGCCGGGCGGGCAGACGCTGCCGGTCGTGATCCTCAGCGCCGACGAGGACCTGCGCGGCGCGGCCGCCGCCCGCCGCGCCGGCGCCAGCGCGTACCACGTGCGCCCCACCGCGCCCGCCGCGTACCGCGCGCTGCTGGCCGACCTGCTGCGGTCCTTCCTGCCCGACCGGGCCGACTGACAGCAGAATTCAGGAGTATTGAAGGTGCCCTTCAATACTCCTGAACGAGCGGAGCGAGCACCTGACATCACCAGCGGTTGGAAGTGGAATTGAAGGGCGTGGTGTTGGCCCTTCAATGGAACTGGAAACCGCTGTGATACGGATTCCGTCTGTTTCGTGGACGGATCGGAAGACCACCGCTCCGTCCACGCCACGTCCGGCACCCGCTTCACTCCTCCTCGCATCCGCTGGGGCTGAAAGCTGTTGCACACCTGTCGACCGGAGTCCGCATGACGTCAGTCCAGGCGGCCCAGGAACGCCTGCGTCTGGTACGCCAGGGTGACCCCTCCGCCTTGCGCGTGCCGGTCAAAGGCACTGTCCAGCGCGCGCTCCAGCGCCGGGTAGGTCTCGTCCCCGTGGTTCGGCAGGTAGCTGACGCTGGTCGCCAGGGCGCGCAGGCCCTCGCGCGTCAGGGGGTGCCCGTGCGTGAAGGTGTGCCGCGTGAACCCACCGGGGAGGTGCTGGGGCAGTTCGTCCTCCAGCACGCGGGTCCGCAGCGGGTCGTCCCCGGTGAAGGCCCGGACGACCTCGCCGTACGCGCGGTTGAAGGGGCTGTCCGCCGCGCGCCAGTCGTTCCAGACGAGCAGCACGCGCCCGCCGGGCCGCAGCACCCGCCGGAACTCCGGGACGGTGCGGGCCGGGTCGAACCAGTGCGCGGCCTGCGCCGCCGTGATCAGCCCGGCGCTGGCGTCCGGCAGACCGGTGGCCTCGGAGGTGCCCGCGTGGACGCTCAGCCCCCCGGCGCGGACGGCACCCTCCAGGCTGGTTTCTAGGTGGGCGCGCATCTCCGGGTTGGGTTCCACCGCCGCCACGCGCGCCCCACCTGAGAGCAGCAGCGCCGTGAACCGCCCGGTGCCCGCGCCGATGTCCGCCACGCCACCCGACAGCAGCCCGGCCTCCTGCAGCCACGCGCCCAGCGCGGCGGGGTAACCGGGCCGGGCGGCGGCGTACGCGTCGGCGCGGCCCAGGAACCGCGCGGGATTCACCACCTGCGAGTCGGTCATGCCCGGAGCATACGCGCCGGGGAGCCGCTCAACCGCCGGATCTGACCGGCCCGGCCGGGGCAGCCTCGGTTTCGGGCGCTTCGGTCGGGGCCGGCTCGGTCTGGACGGGCTCAGTCAGGGCAGATTCAGTCAGGGCCTGTTCGGACGCTGACGGGGCAGCCGGTGCCGGGTGCGCGGGCGCGACGCTGCTGGGCGCCGGGCTGGCCGGGACGATCGGCGTGGGCTCGGCGCGTTTGCCGCTGCGGCCGCGCTTCGGTCTGCCGGGGGCGGCGCGCCTGACCTCGGGCTGGGTCGTGTAGGGCCGGACCGGGGCGCGCACGCTGGGCCGCCACGCGCTGGCCACGAAGTACACCACGCCCGCCAGGACGCCGGTGATCAGCAGGAACCACAGCAGGCGGCCCAGCACCCCGGCCGCGCCAACGATGAACAGGCCCAGGCCGGTCAGGAGCTGCCCGAGGAGCCACACGGCGGCCAGGGCCGTCACCGCCAGCAGGATCACGCCCGCCAGGGCCAGCAGGATTCGGGTCATCGGTTCGCAGTGTAGCAAGGGGCGTGTCCCCCAGATGGGCACCGCGCATCAGTGGCGCCCTGACGTACCCTGGGCGGCGTGAAGATGCTGGAGACGGAGCTGCTCGTGGTGGGCGGCGGGGTGGCCGGGGCGTACGCGACCCTCACGGCGCGCAGTTACGGCGCGGACGTCATCCTGGCCTGCAAGACGCCGCTGGTGGGCGGTTCGACCCGCTGGGCGCAGGGCGGGATCGCCGCGCCGCTGGCAGAGGGCGACGAGGACGCGCACGCGCAGGACACCGTGAAGGCCGGGCGGGGCCTGTGCGAACCGGAGGCGGTGCAGGCGTTCGTGCGCGACGCCCGCTCGCACGTGGAGACGCTGCGGGACCTGGGCGTGACGTTCAGCCCGCACGCCACCCTGGAGGGCGGGCACAGCCGGGCGCGCATCCGGCATCAGGGGGACGCGACCGGGCACGCGATCAGCGTGGCGCTGGCCGAGGCGCTGCAGGCGGGCCGCAGTCCGGCGC is a window of Deinococcus grandis DNA encoding:
- a CDS encoding TetR/AcrR family transcriptional regulator, whose amino-acid sequence is MDLLLEQKNLQSVTVQAICDRANISRSTFYLHFENKDEVLSSYLLQMIGRVHDALRAWTGSDDTRWTVYFAHIAHIAPILGSLSPDGGPHAILSRYERQFAVIMQDLVMPGRVPTNDTAVGYAAHYLSGGLLALTWWWVEEDRCATPAQEMSRRYHALCSGQLCP
- a CDS encoding response regulator: MTRPTLPDVTTRSPLIVVLDDDPHECTLLGTLIQDTWPRCAVQAGPPTAALLRDLTRPDGLRPDLLIVEQDMPGCMGLDILRAVRASPGGQTLPVVILSADEDLRGAAAARRAGASAYHVRPTAPAAYRALLADLLRSFLPDRAD
- a CDS encoding class I SAM-dependent methyltransferase, with the protein product MTDSQVVNPARFLGRADAYAAARPGYPAALGAWLQEAGLLSGGVADIGAGTGRFTALLLSGGARVAAVEPNPEMRAHLETSLEGAVRAGGLSVHAGTSEATGLPDASAGLITAAQAAHWFDPARTVPEFRRVLRPGGRVLLVWNDWRAADSPFNRAYGEVVRAFTGDDPLRTRVLEDELPQHLPGGFTRHTFTHGHPLTREGLRALATSVSYLPNHGDETYPALERALDSAFDRHAQGGGVTLAYQTQAFLGRLD